Proteins encoded together in one Rhinopithecus roxellana isolate Shanxi Qingling chromosome 3, ASM756505v1, whole genome shotgun sequence window:
- the SLC30A5 gene encoding zinc transporter 5 isoform X3 — MEEKYGGDVLAGPGGGGGGLGPVDVPSARLTKYIVLLCFTKFLKAVGLFESYDLLKAVHIVQFIFILKLGTALFMVLFQKPFSSGKTITKHQINGSLKILGRKEFKDKKLNDPRKLVRN, encoded by the exons ATGGAGGAGAAATACGGCGGGGACGTGCTGGCCGgcccgggcggcggcggcggcggcctcGGGCCGGTGGACGTACCCAGCGCTCG attaacAAAATACATTGTGTTGTTATGTTTCACTAAATTTTTGAAGGCTGTCGGACTTTTCGAATCATATGATCTCCTAAAAGCTGTTCACATTGttcaattcatttttatattaaaacttgG GACTGCactttttatggttttgtttcaAAAGCCATTTTCTTCTGGGAAAACTATTACCAAACACCAG aTAAATGGATCACTAAAAATTCTTGGTAGAAAagaatttaaagacaaaaagtTAAATGATCCTAGGAAACTAGTGAGAAACTGA